From the genome of Amycolatopsis granulosa:
CGAGTCGCGGCTCAAGGAAGCTCTCGCCGGTGACGTGGTCGACCAACTCGGCATGGACTACGTCTTCATCGACTGCCCGCCCTCGCTCGGGCTGCTCACGGTGAATGCGATGGTCGCCGCCCGCGAGGTCCTCATCCCGATCCAGTGCGAGTACTACGCGCTCGAAGGGCTCGGCCAGCTGCTCAGCAACATCGATCTGGTGCGGCGGCACCTCAACCCTGCCCTCGTCGTCTCGACGATCCTCCTCACCATGTACGACGGCCGCACGAAGCTGGCCGATCAGGTGACTGCCGAGGTGCGCGAGCACTTCGGTGACGTCGTCCTGAAGACCGTCATCCCCCGCAACGTGAAGGTGTCCGAGGCGCCCAGTTACGGCCAGACCGTGCTGGCGTACGACCCGGGTTCGCGGGGTGCGATGAGCTATGTCGATGCGGCACGGGAGCTGGCCGAGCGCGGAACCGGTATCGGAACGAGGAGGGGCATGTTATGACCGAGCGCAGGGGTGGACTGGGGCGCGGCCTGGCCGCGCTGATCCCGACCGGGCCGCCGGCGGGCGAGAGCGCCGCTTCGTCGCGTCCGGAGACACCGCCGCGTAACGGCGACAAGGACTGGTTCACCGCCAACAGCGAGGTCGTACCGGGCGGTGAGGTGGCAGGCGCCGTCTACCGCGAGATCCCGACCAGCGCGGTCAAACCGAACCCCAGGCAGCCACGGCAGGTCTTCGACGAGGACGCGCTAGCCGAGCTGGAGCACTCCATCCGTGAGTTCGGCCTCATGCAGCCGATCGTGGTGCGGGAGCTGGGCAACGGCGAGTACGAGCTCGTCATGGGCGAGCGCCGTCTGCGTGCCTCGCAGCGGGCCGAGCTCGAGTACATCCCGGCCATCGTGCGGCAGACCGCCGACGAGGCGATGCTGCGTGACGCCTTGCTGGAGAACATCCACCGCGTCCAGCTGAACCCGCTCGAAGAGGCGGCCGCCTACCAGCAGCTCCTCGACGAGTTCGAGGTGACGCACGAGGAGCTGGCCTCGCGGATCGGTCGCAGCCGGCCGGTCATCACCAACACCATCCGCTTGCTCAAGCTCCCCCTCCCCGTGCAGCGCCGCGTCGCGGCTGGGGTGTTGTCGGCCGGACACGCCCGCGCATTGCTCTCGCTGGAGGACCCCGAGGCGCAGGAGGAGCTCGCCACGCGGATCGTGGCCGAAGGTCTGTCGGTCCGGGCGACCGAGGAGGCGGTGACCCTCAAGAAGAGCGAGGCGCCGGCGAAGCCGAAGGCCGCTCCCCGCAAGCCGTTGCAGGCTCCCGGTCTGCAGGATCTGGCGAACCGGCTGTCGGACACCTTCGACACGCGGGTCAAGGTCGACCTCGGCCGTCGCAAGGGGCGCATCGTCGTCGAGTTCGGCTCGATCGACGACCTGGAGCGCATCGTGGCGATCATGGAACCGAATCGGGCAAATCGGGCGGTCAGAACCGATGAGGAATGACACCGGGACGTTTCGTCACGGTGATGATTTGATCTAGCACCAGTGCGGGCCGCCCTCCGGGCGGAAGGCGGCCCGCGGTGGTTCCGGGACTAGGCGGACCGTCGGATCGCTCGTGCGACGAGATCGGCGAAGACCTCACCCAACGACGTGCCGGCGGTCTCGATCGCCATCGGCACCGTCGAGGTCTCGGTCAATCCCGGCGAGGAGTTCACCTCCAGGAACTGGACGGTGCCGTCGGCGCACACGATCGCGTCCGTGCGGGAGATGTCCCGCAGGCCGAGCAACCGGTGCGCGGCGACGGCCAGCTCACCGACCGCCTTCGCGGACTCCTCCCCCAGCCGGGCCGGGGCGAAGAAGTCGGTCAGCCCGGCGGTGTAGCGCGAGGTGTAGTCGTAGACCCCGCTCTCCGGCACGATCTCGACCGCCGGCAGGGCCTCCGGCTCGCCGTCCCGCTCGACGACCGCGACCGCCACCTCTACACCTTCGACGAGCCGTTCGGCCAGCACGGTCTCGCCGTAGGCGAAGCACCCGACCATCGCGGCCGGGAGCTCGGCGGCGTCCCGCACGACCTGGGCGCCCAGCGCCGATCCGCCTTGGTCGGGCTTGAGGATCAGTGGCAGGCCCAGGTGGTCGACGATCGCGTCCAGCACGCCCTGCGCGCCCAGCTCGCGGAACGTGCTGTGCGGCAGCACGACCCAGTCCGGTGTCGCGTACCCGGCGGCGGACAACACGGCCTTCGCGGTCGGCTTGTCCCACGCCCGGCGGCACCCGTGTGAGCTGGTGCCCACGTACGGCACCCGCAGCATCTCCAGAACGGTCTGCACCGACCCGTTCTCACCCTGGCCGCCGTGCAGCGCCACGACGGCCGCGTCGGGCCGGTCGGAGCGCAACCGGTCGAGCAGGCTCGCGTCGGTGTCCCACTCCTCGACGGTCAGGCCCTGCTCCCGCAGCGCGGCGGACAGCCTGCGGCCGGACCGCAGCGAGACATCGCGCTCATGCGAAAGCCCGCCCGCGAGAACGGCGACGGTCGGCATAACCACGCCGGCACTCTCCTCAATCAGCAGTCTACTGTGGACACAACAGCGATCAGGCGGTGTCCGGCGACGGAGTCTCCGGCCCTGGGATCGCGCGCATGTGCACGTTACCGAACGTCCGCATCAGGTCCATTTCGGACTCGAGCACGGCGGCGAGGCGCCGCACGCCCTCCTTGATCCGCTCCGGCGTCGGGTAGCAGTACGACAGCCGCATCTGCCTGCTGCCGAACCCGTCCGCGTAGAAACCGGTTCCGGACGCGTAGGCAACCCGGGCGGTGACCGCGCGCGGCAGCATGGCCTTGGTATCCACGCCCTCAGGCACCGTCACCCAGACGTAGAACCCGCCGTCCGGGTTCGTCCAGCTGCACCCCGGCGGAAGGTACTGCTCGAGGGCGGACAGCATCGCGTCCCGCCGCTCCCGGTAGTTCTCGCGGAAGGTCTTGATCTGGCCCTTCCAGTCGTGCGTGGCGAGGTACCGCGACACGATCATCTGGTTGAAGGTCGGCGGGCACAGCGTGGCCGACTCCGCGGCCAGCACCATCTTCTCGCGCACCGCGTGCGGGGCCAGGACCCAGCCGACCCGCAGCCCGGAGGCGAACGTCTTGGAGAACGAGCCCAGGTACACCACGTTGTCCGGATCCAGCGAGCGCAGCGCCGGGTAGGTCTGGCCGTCGAAACCGAGCAACCCGTACGGGTTGTCCTCGACGACCAGCACACCGTGCGCGCGGCAGATCGCGAGGATCTCGGCCCGGCGCTCCACCGCGAGCGTCACGCCGGCCGGGTTGTGGAAGTTCGGGATCGTGTAGAGAAACTTGACGCGCTCACCGGCGCGCTCGGCGGCGGCGAGGGCCTCCCGCAGCGCCTCCGGCACCAGCCCCGCCTCGTCCATCACGACGTGCACGACCCTGGCCTGGTAGGCGGCGAACGAGCCGAGCGCCCCCACGTAGGAGGGTCCCTCGGCCAGCACGACGTCACCCGGGTCGCAGAACAGCCGGGTGACCATGTCGAGGCCCATCTGCGAGCCGACGGTCACCACGATGTCGTCGGAGTGCGCGGCGATGCCCTCCATCGCCATGACCTCGCAGATCTGCTCCCGCAGCACCGGCATGCCCTGCGCGGAGCCGTACTGGAGGGCGACCAGGCCGTCCTCCGCGATGATCTCGCCGACCTGCGTGGACAGGCTGTCCAGCGGAAGCGCGGCGAGGTTCGGCATCCCACCGGCGAGCGAAACCACCTCGGGCCGGCTGGCGACCGCGAAGAGAGCTCGGATCTCCGACGCCGTCATGCCGGCCGTGCGGGCGGCGTAACGGGCGAGGTGGGGATCGAGGTCGCGGCGGCCGGTGTGCTCGGGTGGGTTCGTCGTCATCGCACTTCGCTCTGTCGAATGGGCAGTTTCCCGAGTGTAACCACTCGTCCTTGTGATATTCCCGGCCTTTCGGCGTGGGTCACAGGCGCCTATTCTCGGATGCGGCCGAGCAGGCTGTGGCGATCTGCCGTGCCTGCTCCACGTCAGGCCGGCCGCCGCGAATCCGGGGAGGGGATCAGGTGTCGCGTCGAGTCGTGGGCGTCACCCTCGACAACCTGGAACACCTGCCCAAGCACTGCCGCCGGTGCGTGTACTGGGAGCTCGCGCCGCACCTGCGGGCGCAGGCGGAGGAGTTCGGCCAGACCGAGGTCGAGAAGGAGGCCTGGGTCTCCTCGGTGTTGCTGGAGTGGGGTTCCTGCGGCCGGATCATCTACAGCGACTCGCTGCCCGTCGGATTCGTGCTCTACGCGCCGCCGAACCTGGTGCCGCGCTCGATCGCGTTCCCCACGTCCCCGCCGAGCGCCGACGCCGTGCTGCTGACGAGTTTCCAGGTGCTGCCGGAATTCCGTGGCGGCGGGCTGGGCCGCACCCTGGTGCAGGCGGTCGCCAAGGACATGACGCGCCGCGGTGTGCGTGCGATCGAGGCGTTCGGCGATGCGCGGCCGGACGATGCGGACAACGAGCTGCTGGGGCACACCTGCGTGGTGCCCGCCGACTTCCTCAGCGCGGTCGGCTTCAAGACCGTGCGGCCGCACCCGAAGTGGCCGCGGCTGCGATTGGAGATCCGCTCGGCGTTGTCCTGGAAGGAAGACGTCGAGGCCGCCCTCGAACGGCTCCTGGGCCAGGTGAGCATCACCACGGCGGAGCCGAGCGCGGCCCGCGCCTAGACAGAGTTATCCACAGAAACGGTCCACAAGGCAGGGGTTATCCACAGCTTCCTGTGGATGACTGCTGTCTATTCGGCCTTGGCGAGCTCGTGCGCGAGCACGTCGGCGAAGGTGAACGTCCCGGTGGGCTGATCGCCCTCACCGAGCAGGTACAGCCGCTTCACCGCGATCAGGATGCCCTCGGCCACGATGTCGCGGAACGCCGGGTCGGACAGCTTCGCGCGGTCGCCCGGATTGCTCAGATAGCCGATCTCCATCCGCACCGCCGGGCACCGCGTCAGCCGCAGGATGTCCCACGTCTTCGCGTGCGTCCGGCAGTCCAGCAGACCGGTGCGGGCAGCCACCTCACGCTGCAGGTAGCCGGCCAGCAGCTCACCCACGGTGGACGTGGTGCCCAGGCCGTTGCCGAAGTGGAACGACGCCACACCCTGCGCGTGCGGCGAGGAGTTGCGGTCGCAGTGCAGCGACAGGAACAGGTCGGCACCCGCGTTGTTGGCGAACGCGGCCCGCTCGGACTCGGCCGGGCCGTTGTCCGGACCGCGCGAAATCAGGGCCTCCATACCGGTGGCCTTCATCCGGCCCTCGAGCCGGCGCGCCAGGTCCCACACGACGTCGGCCTCCCGCAGCCCGGCGATCTCGACGCCCGGGTCGGCACCGCCGTGACCGGGGTCGATGACGATCCGCTTGCCGCGTAGCCGCGGACCGGACTGGCGGACCTGCTCCTGCTCACGCAGCAGCACCGGCCGCCCACCCCGGGCACGCGGGGAGAGCTGCCGCAGGGCGCGGACCGTCGCCGGGCCGCAAATACCGTCGATGACCAGGCCATAGTCGCGCTGGAAGCTGCGCAGCGCCTGCTCGGTCTTCGGGCCGAACACACCGTCCGGACGGCCCGCGTCGTAGCCCAGTTCGGTGAGCCGGTCCTGGAGCGCGAACACGTCGTCGCCGTGCACCGGCGCGGAGATCAGGTAGGCCAGCGGCCGGCTGCCCAGGTGGAAGGTCGCGCCACGCAGGACGTGGTAGGTGGCCGACCCGACGACGCCGTCGATGAGCAGGCCGCGCCGCTGCTGGAAACCACGAACGGCCCGTTCGACCTCGTGGTCGAACAGGTTGCCGGCGTCCGGCCGGAGCAGGCCGATCGAGGCCAGCATCGACCTGATCTCAGCGACGTCGTCCCCGACATCACCGCGGCGGAGCACCCGCATGCACTCCTCGCTCTTCCTTGGGCATCGATCAAAAACCGATGCGGCACAAACAGTATCGGGCTAGCCTCGAGTACCCATTCTGCCCTGAGGACTCTCCGTGACCGCGTGGGGCCGGTCGGTGCGCCATCCGGGCGGGTGGCATGGAAAGACCCGGGGGGCCGTCCTGGGAAGACGCGCACCCCCGGGCCGGGGTTGCCTAACTCAGGCGATTACGTCGGACAGATCCGAGAGCAGCGCGGCCTTCGGCTTGGCGCCCACGATCTGCTTCACCGGCTTGCCGCCCTGGAACAGGATCAGCGTCGGGATCGACATGACCTGGTAGTCGCGGGCGGTACCGGGGTTCTCGTCGATGTCGAGCTTGGCGACGGTCAGCTTGTCCTTGTGCTCGGCGGCGATCTCCTCGAGCACCGGGGCGACCATCTTGCACGGCCCGCACCAGGTCGCCCAGAAGTCCACCAGAACCGGCTTGTCGCTGGTCAGGACGTCGTCGGCGAAGGACTGGTCGGTCACCTTGACGGTGTCGGACATTTCATCTCCCTAACTCGGTACGGGCTGGATCAGATCGCGGGGCCGTAGCCGCCGCCCACGAGCTCGGGCGCGACTTCGGCGTTCTCGGTGCCGGCGTGTTCGGCCAGCCAGCGCTCGGCGTCGATGGCGGCGGAGCAGCCGGAGCCGGCGGCGGTGATGGCCTGCCGGTAGGTGTGGTCGACCAGGTCACCGGCGGCGAACACGCCCGGCAGGTTGGTGTAGGAGGAGCGGCCCTTGGTCAGGACGTACCCCTCCGCGTCGAGGTCGATCTGGCCCTTGACCAGCTCGCTGCGCGGGTCGTGGCCGATCGCCACGAAGAAACCGGTGACGTCGAGCACGGACTCCTCGCCGGTGACGGTGTCCCGGAGCTTCAGGCCGGCCACGGTGGTGTCCCCGATGACCTGGACGACCTGCTTGTTGAGCGCCCACTTGATCTTCTCGTTGGCGCGGGCGCGCTCGAGCATGATCTTGGAGGCGCGGAAGTCCTCGCGCCGGTGCACGATCGTCACCGAACGGGCGAACCTGGTGAGGAAGGTGGCCTCCTCCATCGCCGAGTCGCCGCCGCCGAGCACCGCGATGTCCTGGTCGCGGAAGAAGAACCCGTCACAGGTCGCACAGGCCGAGACGCCGCGGCCAAGCAGTTCCTGCTCGCCGGGCACGTTCAGGTACCGCGGGGCCGAACCCATGGCCAGGATGACCGCCTTGGCCGCGTATCGCGTGCCGTGCGCGGTGACGTACTTGACGTCACCGTCCAGCTCGAGTTTCTCCACGTCCTCGGCCCGCAGCTCCGCGCCGAAGCGCTCGGCCTGCTTGCGCATCTCCTCCATCAGATCCGGGCCCTGGATGCCGTCCCGGAAACCGGGGTAGTTCTCGACCTCGGTGGTGGTCATCAGCGCGCCGCCGAACTGGGAACCCTCGAACACGAGCGGTTCCAGCTGGGCACGCGCTGCGTACACCGCGGCCGTGTACCCGGCCGGACCCGACCCCACGATGATGAGGTTCCGAACGTTTTCCGCTGCCACCCGTAGACCTCCGCTCGTCGTGACCTGCGTACCAGGCTCAACACGATCGTAGGGTCCGCTGTTCCCGGCGTGACACGGCTCGCCCCGGGACGGCGCAGGGTCAGCCGATCACCTTGTCCAGCAGCACGCCGGCGTCGCCCACACCGCAGGTCGGGGCGAAGGCGATCAGCCGGAACTTGGCCAGCTGCCCCGTGGTCAGCAACGTCAGCACGGCGGGCTGCCCGTCGATGCTGCCCGGCCGGACCCCGATGGGCTTCGCGGTGTCGGCGAACCCGGCGGCGGACAGGCACGCGTGCAGCCGGTCCGCGGTGCCCAGCGGACCGTAGTCGAACGTGCCCTGGAGCTGTCCGGCCGCGCTCGCGGTCTGGTCGCCGCGGAGGTTCAACGGCGGCTGCGCGGCGCTCTGGCCGGGGGGTGGTGCCGCCACGTTCCCGCCCGGGGATGGTGCGGGGCCGCTCGGAATGGCGATCGCGACGGCGGCCACCGCGGCGGCGGCCACGGCGACCACCCCGCTGATCCAGCCGACCCGCTTGTTCCGCCGCCGGCGGGCCGCGTCGAGGCTCACCACCGGCGCCAGGCCGGGCTGCGGCGGCTGCGGGAACGCACGGCGGGCCTCCTCGGCGATCACCGCGTCCAGCCGGGTCGCGTACTCGGCCGGCATGGGTGGCACGTCCGCGCGCAGGTCCGCCAGTCCGGCGGTGGCCGCCTCCAGCGCCGCGACGATCGCGCACGCCTCGGGATCGGCGTGGACCCGCGGCCACAGCCGCGCGGCCTCCTCGGCGTCCAGGGCACCGGCGTGCAGGTCGGCGAGCAGGTCGACAGACCAGGGCGGGCCGGCGGCCTCGATCCCCCGACTCTCGTCCGTCATCGTCCCTCCCTCTCGCGCTGTGCCCCAGGCCGGCCGCGCTCCCGTTTGCTTTCGGAAGTTGGGACGCCTGCCGGTGCATCCGGGTTCCGGAGGTGACCGAGAACTTTGGCGAGTTTGGCGCGGCCCCGCGCGCAACGGCTCTTCACGGTGCCCTCGGCGATGCCCAGCATCCGGGCGGTCTCGCTCACCGAGTACCCCTCCACGTCCACCAGCACGATCGGCAACCGCTGCTCCTCCGGGAGCTGGGCCAGTGCATCCTTGATGACCAGCCGGGTCTCCCGGTCGGCCATCGAGTCGCGCGGCGTCGCCGGCTCCTGCACCCCGGTCTCCGGCAGGGGCACCGTCGGGCGGGCCTGCCTGCGCCGGATCCGGTCCAGGCACGCGTTCACCACGATCCGGTGCAACCAGGTGGTGACCTGCGACTCCGCGCGGAAGTTCGCCGCCGCGCGGAAGGCGGAGATGAAGGCTTCCTGCAGGGCGTCGGAGGCTTCCTCGGGGTCGCGCAGGGTGCGCAGGGCCACGGCCCACATGCGGTCCCGATGCCGGCGGACCAGTTCGGTGAACGCGTGCGGATCGCCCGACGCGTGCGCCGCGAGGAGGTCGGCGTCCGTTGGTGCAGCTGCGGTCACCCGCAGCACACTACTGGGCGGGCAGGAACGTCAACTCGCCGATCTGGGACTGGAAGCCCTTGTCCGTGTCGCTCAGCTTCGTGATCCAGACGATCACGTATTGCGCCTGCTGGGGCTGCGCCAGGGTGATGTCGGTGGTGGCCCCGTTCAGCGTTGCCGTGCCGACCACCCGCGTATCGGCCAGCTCGGGGTCACGCGAGCTGGCGAGGCGGATCTCGACGGTCGTGCCCGGGCTGTTCGCGGCGATCGTGACCTTGGCCAGGTTGATCGGCTTGTCGAAGCTCGCGAGCAGGCCGACACCCTCCTTGATGGCCGGGAACTGCTGCCGGTACTGGTCGGTGCGCCAGATGGTGCCCGGGTCGCCGTCCACAGTGTTGCGGGCGCGGCTGGTGTTGTCGCCGTTGCCGTCCGGGTTGTAGACCGTGACGCTCGACGGCCCGACCGCCGCACCGATCTGCGCCTGCCCGCCGCTCGGCGGGGGTGCCACGGAGGACGAACCGGCCGGCGCGGACACCGGCGTGGTCGGGTTCGCCACGTTGATCGGCGGGCCGCCCGTGCCCGGGTCGTCCTGGAAGAAGCTGATCGCGAGCATGCCGAGCCAGGCGAGGATGCCGACCGCGGCGACGACCAGGACGGTGACCCCGAGCGCGAGCTTGCGGCGGCGCGCCCGGTCCTTCACCGGCTTCTTCGTCGTCCAGATCGTGTTGTCGCCGTCGGCCTCCATCTGGGCCTTGATCAGCTGTGTGCGCTCCTCGGCCTCGGCCGCCATCTCCAGCGCACGCACGATCGCGGCGCTGGTGCGGATGCCACCGGGGCCGCCGTCCTCGACCGTGCGCACGGCCAGCGACGACAGTTCCTGCGGCACCGATGGCTGGAGCGACCGCGGCGGCACGAGCCGCCCGTTCGGCGAGTGCGGCGCCGCCGGGATCGCGGCCGGCCCGCCCGGCAGTGGCCACCGGCCGGTGAGCAACAGGTACAGGATGCCGCCGATGGCTTTCACGTCGTCACGCAGCGTCGCGTCCGGCAGCGGGCCGGGGAACGCCAGACGCAGCGAGCCGTCGGTGGTCAGCCGGAGGCGCTGCGGGTGGTCCAGGCCGAGCACGAGGCCCGAGTGGTGGGCCCGTTCGACCGCCTCGGCCAGCCGCTGGACCATCCGGGCCGCGGCGAGCGGCTGGACCGGCCGGTCGGCGACCAGGTCGATCAGGTCCGTGCCCTTGGTCCACTCGGTGACCACCACACCCAGCAGGCCCTCACCCGAGGTGATGCCGCTGCCGAGCGTGAGCACGTCGAGCACGCGGGCGACCGCTTCGTGGTTGAACTTCGCGGCGTGCGTGGCCCTTTCCAGCGTCTTGCGCGCCTGACGTGCGGCTTCGGCGTCCGCGGGGTCGCCGACGAGCAGCGTCAGCGCGACGTCCCGCCGCAGCTGGCCGTCCCGCGCACGCCACAGGTGGGCGCCCGCCCGCTCGTCGATGCCGAACTGGGCGAGCAACCGGTACCGGCCGTCCCCGACGACGCTGCCCGGCGCGAGGGAGCCTCCCCGCGCGCGGACGCCCGTCCGGGTCGGACCGGACTGCTCGCTCCGCTTCTCGTTCACCCCACGCTCGCTTTCCGCGTCTCGAGGTCGAGGGTACGTGAACCCGCGGCATCAGACAGACTGATCGCCTGCGTCGTTCGTTACCCGCGCTTGATCAAACGGGTGATTCTCTTCGTGGCCGGTGCCAGCTCGTCCACCTTCAGCAGCGCGAGCACGCCGAACGACACGCCCAGACCGACCACGCCCTGCAGGATCAGCTTGATCCAGGCGGTCGGCCGCGGGCCGAAGTCCGGCACGATCCAGCCCACCGCGACGGCGGCCGCCACCCCCAGCACGCTCGCCACCAACGTGAACAGGATGACGCCGAGCACGCGCCTGCTGCGCAGGTTGCCCAGGCTCACCCACAGCCAGACCTGGCCCATGATCGCGCCGACCACGAACGTCAGCGAGTTGACCATCATCGCGCCGAGCACGATGTTCTGGTCGGACAGCAGCACCGGGCACAGGTACAACAACGGGATCTTGACCAGGGTCATCACGACCATGATCAACGTGGGGGTGCGGGCGTCCTTCATCGCGTAGAACACCCGCAGCTGCAGCATGACCAGCGCGTAGGGCAGCAGGCCGAACGCGGAGATGGCCAGCGCCTCGCCCAGCCGGGAGGCATCCGCGGTCGTGTTCTGCCCGCCGCTGAACAGCGCCACACCGACCGACGTGCCGATCACCGACATGACCGCCGCGATCGGCACCAGCATCACGGTCGAGATGCGCGAGGCGTAGGACAGGTCGGCGACCACCTTGCGGGTGTCCCCGTCGGCGGCGTTGCGCGACAACCGCGGCATGATCGCCGTCAGCAGCGAGACGCCGATCACGCCGTAGGGCAGCTGGAAGAGCAGCCACGCGTTCGAATAGATCGTCACGCCACCCGGGTCACCGGTGGTCAGCACCCGGGTGTTGACGGTGAAGCCGATCTGGCTGACCGCCACGTACCCGAGGATCCACAGCGCGAGCCCGCCGAACTCCTTCATGCGCTTGTCGATGCCCCAGCGCCACTTGAACCGGAACCCGCTGCGCAGCAGCGGCGGCACCAGCATCACCGCCTGCACCACGATGCCCAGCGTCACGCCGATGCCCAGCAGCAGCAGCTTCGGCTGGCCCATCTCCACCGGGTCATAGGTGATCTTCCCCGGGGTGAGCATGAACACCGCCAGCGTCACGATGACCACGAGGTTGTTCACGACCGGTGCCCACGCCGGCGGCCCGAAGACCTGCTTGGCGTTGAGGACCGCCGACAGCAGCGCGAACAGGCCGTAGAACAGGATCTCCGGCAGCAGTAGCCGGGCGAACGCCGTCGTCAGCTCGGGACTGGTCTTGCCCGGCGAACCGTCCAGGTACAGCGAGGTCAGCCACGGCGCGGCCGCCACCGCGATCACCGTGCCGATCACGAGCAGCACGAACGCGACCGTCAGCATGCGCTGCGTGTAGGCCAGGCCGCCGTCCTTGTCGTCCTGCGACCGGACCAGCAGCGGCACCACAACACTGCTGAGCACGCCACCCAGCAGCAGCTCGAAGACGATGTTGGGCAGCGTGTTGGCGATGTTGAACGAGTCGTTGACCACGCCGGTGCCCACGGCCCACACCAGCAGGATCTTCCAGAGGAACCCGGTGATCCGGCTGATCAGGGACGCGATCGCGATCCGGCTACTGGACTTCGCCAGCGACGGCGCGGCCGGCTTCTCCGGCGCCTCGACCGGTGCGTGGAACCCGGTCGCGTCCAGGCCCGGCCCCTCGCCGAACGAGGTCGACGGCGGAGCCGAGATGCGCGGCATCATCCGCGTCGCGAGCGCGTCGTAGGGGCGCAGCACGTCCGGGTCGGCCACCGGCCAGCGGTTGCTGCCCTGCACGCCGCTGATCCGCGGGATCAGCAGCGTCGCGTCGGGGTCGTTCGGCGGCAGCGGCGGCGCCCCGAACGGCATGCTGTCCTGAGGCCGCTGGCGCTCCTGCCGCCACGGGCGCACCGGCTGCCGCCGGTCCGGCGGGGCCTGGCGGCCCGTCGGGGGGATCGGCTGCCTGCGCTCCGGCGGCGGCTGTCGCCGCGGCGGCTGCGCGATCCGCTCAGGCGGCAGCTGCCCCTGCTGGCGGGTCGCCTGCTGCGGCCGCGGCCTGCCGTTCACCGCGGGCGGGATGCGGCGGGTCTCCTCCTGCCGAGCGCGCTCCGGCGGCGGACGCCGGGTTGCGCGGTCGGCGGGACGCTCGGGTGGCCACCCCGGGTCTCTGTCCAACGCGCGCCCAATCCTCGCCGGTCCGGTTCTGGCACCCCAGAGTAGTCGGTCAGGCCCGTCGCGCCCGGACGCGACGGTAAATCTGCCGCGCGGAGAGCAGGACCAGTGCCGCGGCACCCGCGATCGTGAGGACCAGCGTCACCACGCCGTACTCGTTCGACCGCAGCTCGAAGCGGGCAGGGTGGCCCAGCGGTGTGCCGCCGGGAGTGGTGAGCGACACGGTCAGGTTGAACACGCCGGCACGCAGCGCCTCGGCCGGGATCCGTTCGCTGCCGCCGAGCCCGGCCGGGACCAGGCGGTCCGGCACCTGCTCGACCCGCAGGCCGGGCGTGTTGCTCAGCGAAATCCGCACCGCGATCTGCACGGGCAGCCGGTTGTTGAACGACACCGGCAGCGGCGCCGACCCGGATGCCATCGAGATCGGCACCGACGGCGTGTCCACGGTCACCCGGCCGAGCAGGGCGTCCAGCTCGGAGCGCGCGTCGGCGGCGGAGGCCTCCGCCGCGCCCCGCGCCGGGCGCCAGGCCGATGACGTGCTGCGCAGCAACGCGAACCGCAGCGGTTCGAGCAGCTCGGCCGGCTGGACCCGCGCGGCCGGGTCGATCTGCATCGCGCCCTGCAGGTCGGCCATCGTGGACTCGATCGAGTTCATCTGCTCGGTGACCGACGACGGCGTCGCGGTGGCGAGATCTTCGGCCGTGTAGCTCATCTTCGCGCTGCCGGTGGTCATCGACGTCAGCAGCGTGGGCAGCGGCAGCGGGGTCAGCATGCCCCGCTGCACGAGGTCGCCCACGTTCCGCAGGAACCCGGTCAGCTCGTCCTGTGCCGCGGTCCACCGGTGTGGCGGCGCGACCAGCACCGGCCGGGACGGGGTCCCGGACAGGCCACCGCGGAACGCGAGCGCCGCCAGCCCGTTCTGGGCTGCGACATCGGGGTCGTCCACCGGCGTCTCCGATGTCACCGCCGACGCGTCGGACGCTCCGGCCAGCCCGGCCAGGACGAGGGGGTCGGCCTGCTGGGCGCGCAGCTGGGTGCCCTCCAGCCGGACCGGGCCGGCCACCGGGGTGGCGGAATCCACCGGATCGGTGATCAGTGTGCGCACTCCGGCGCTGCTCAGCGCGGCCAGCGTGCTCTGGTCGAGTGCGCC
Proteins encoded in this window:
- a CDS encoding ParA family protein → MTPPASDWTPIAEEAVRAARVLHPDPNSLPRPDRRRILTVANQKGGVGKTTSTVNLAAALAVHGLKTLVIDLDPQGNASTALNVDHRSGTPSIYDVLLGDLPLGEAMAVSEQSPNLFCVPATIDLAGAEIELVEIPSRESRLKEALAGDVVDQLGMDYVFIDCPPSLGLLTVNAMVAAREVLIPIQCEYYALEGLGQLLSNIDLVRRHLNPALVVSTILLTMYDGRTKLADQVTAEVREHFGDVVLKTVIPRNVKVSEAPSYGQTVLAYDPGSRGAMSYVDAARELAERGTGIGTRRGML
- a CDS encoding ParB/RepB/Spo0J family partition protein; the protein is MTERRGGLGRGLAALIPTGPPAGESAASSRPETPPRNGDKDWFTANSEVVPGGEVAGAVYREIPTSAVKPNPRQPRQVFDEDALAELEHSIREFGLMQPIVVRELGNGEYELVMGERRLRASQRAELEYIPAIVRQTADEAMLRDALLENIHRVQLNPLEEAAAYQQLLDEFEVTHEELASRIGRSRPVITNTIRLLKLPLPVQRRVAAGVLSAGHARALLSLEDPEAQEELATRIVAEGLSVRATEEAVTLKKSEAPAKPKAAPRKPLQAPGLQDLANRLSDTFDTRVKVDLGRRKGRIVVEFGSIDDLERIVAIMEPNRANRAVRTDEE
- a CDS encoding D-alanine--D-alanine ligase, with translation MVMPTVAVLAGGLSHERDVSLRSGRRLSAALREQGLTVEEWDTDASLLDRLRSDRPDAAVVALHGGQGENGSVQTVLEMLRVPYVGTSSHGCRRAWDKPTAKAVLSAAGYATPDWVVLPHSTFRELGAQGVLDAIVDHLGLPLILKPDQGGSALGAQVVRDAAELPAAMVGCFAYGETVLAERLVEGVEVAVAVVERDGEPEALPAVEIVPESGVYDYTSRYTAGLTDFFAPARLGEESAKAVGELAVAAHRLLGLRDISRTDAIVCADGTVQFLEVNSSPGLTETSTVPMAIETAGTSLGEVFADLVARAIRRSA
- a CDS encoding PLP-dependent aminotransferase family protein, translated to MTTNPPEHTGRRDLDPHLARYAARTAGMTASEIRALFAVASRPEVVSLAGGMPNLAALPLDSLSTQVGEIIAEDGLVALQYGSAQGMPVLREQICEVMAMEGIAAHSDDIVVTVGSQMGLDMVTRLFCDPGDVVLAEGPSYVGALGSFAAYQARVVHVVMDEAGLVPEALREALAAAERAGERVKFLYTIPNFHNPAGVTLAVERRAEILAICRAHGVLVVEDNPYGLLGFDGQTYPALRSLDPDNVVYLGSFSKTFASGLRVGWVLAPHAVREKMVLAAESATLCPPTFNQMIVSRYLATHDWKGQIKTFRENYRERRDAMLSALEQYLPPGCSWTNPDGGFYVWVTVPEGVDTKAMLPRAVTARVAYASGTGFYADGFGSRQMRLSYCYPTPERIKEGVRRLAAVLESEMDLMRTFGNVHMRAIPGPETPSPDTA
- a CDS encoding GNAT family N-acetyltransferase, with the protein product MSRRVVGVTLDNLEHLPKHCRRCVYWELAPHLRAQAEEFGQTEVEKEAWVSSVLLEWGSCGRIIYSDSLPVGFVLYAPPNLVPRSIAFPTSPPSADAVLLTSFQVLPEFRGGGLGRTLVQAVAKDMTRRGVRAIEAFGDARPDDADNELLGHTCVVPADFLSAVGFKTVRPHPKWPRLRLEIRSALSWKEDVEAALERLLGQVSITTAEPSAARA